In one window of Paraflavitalea soli DNA:
- a CDS encoding sensor histidine kinase encodes MQISRKHLVNILLHVLFTTLIVMVPIFLMPLKESKDPANRNFYNIPMFIMTALATISCYTSAYVLYPRFLVKRKLFSYLALTLLICLFIALVSGYATNFFAEMPTPIIWAHIVTKFFVVLFVMGTGTAYRFIMEVMKQENKQKESMVMELSFLRSQVSPHFMFNTLNSMVALARKKSDKLEPALIELSNLMHYMLYESDQEKVNLSKEIDYIQSYIDLQTLRFGYNVKISFSVNRPLPSDPCIEPMLLIPLIENAFKHGIGLINDPEIDIRLNVEQEGLFLSVHNKYNDKVLETRDKTSGIGLVNLERRLKLLYPHKHSMSVSKNGAYFKASLKLNLHDQVSGC; translated from the coding sequence ATGCAAATATCCCGCAAACACCTGGTCAATATCCTGCTGCACGTATTGTTTACCACGTTGATCGTCATGGTGCCCATCTTCCTCATGCCATTGAAGGAATCAAAAGACCCTGCCAACAGGAATTTCTACAATATTCCCATGTTTATCATGACCGCCCTGGCTACCATTTCCTGTTATACCAGCGCCTATGTATTATACCCCCGTTTCCTGGTGAAGAGAAAGCTCTTCAGCTACCTGGCCCTTACCCTCCTCATCTGCCTGTTTATTGCCCTGGTGTCAGGTTATGCCACCAATTTTTTTGCCGAAATGCCCACCCCCATCATCTGGGCCCATATTGTTACTAAGTTCTTCGTGGTGCTGTTTGTAATGGGTACCGGTACTGCCTATCGCTTCATCATGGAAGTGATGAAACAGGAGAATAAACAGAAAGAGAGCATGGTGATGGAGTTGTCCTTTCTCCGTTCACAGGTAAGTCCCCACTTTATGTTCAATACCCTCAACAGCATGGTCGCCCTCGCCCGTAAAAAAAGCGACAAGCTCGAGCCTGCACTCATCGAGCTCAGCAACCTCATGCATTATATGTTGTATGAATCCGACCAGGAAAAGGTTAATCTATCCAAAGAAATAGACTATATACAAAGCTATATAGACCTGCAAACCCTGCGGTTTGGATACAATGTGAAGATCAGCTTTTCCGTCAACAGGCCTCTGCCTTCCGATCCCTGCATAGAACCCATGCTGCTTATACCCCTTATCGAAAATGCTTTCAAACACGGGATCGGCCTCATCAATGATCCGGAGATCGATATCCGCCTCAATGTGGAGCAGGAAGGCCTGTTCCTATCCGTACACAATAAATACAACGACAAGGTGCTGGAAACAAGGGATAAGACCTCCGGTATTGGATTGGTCAACCTCGAGCGGCGCTTAAAGCTCCTGTATCCCCACAAGCATTCCATGAGCGTGTCGAAGAATGGCGCTTATTTCAAAGCATCACTAAAACTCAATTTGCATGATCAGGTGTCTGGCTGTTGA
- a CDS encoding sensor histidine kinase produces MKIQVKTALLFTLVTAGIILFLSLAVYYFASRFTFNDFLKRLELRAKIAARIHFENDETSTAAFSELRKEYLTALPREKVYILSYDSIARKLTDHAGLTLPENFYQAVILQNGKTAFTTIRRVEYAGILYHNETGHQTIVISSAVNEYGDQVLKNLRKVLIITFIAGVITVFTVGLFFSRRIFAPVRRITERVEDISAHNLHLRLQEGSGKDEITALAQTFNNMLDRLETSFETQNNFVSNASHELRTPLTTIIGEAEIALSRERPEKEYRQSLQVILQEAVRLQHLTASLLKLAQSGFDGQKQEWGIVRMDELLLNVKRTVDEIEPNNRVRISLHLPEDERLTTVKGNDHLLNLALTNIVLNGCKYSDNKSVLLSLVTSENKIIIAIVDEGIGIPAAEIKYIFDPFFRASNTFHYEGYGIGLPLTHTIIRLHKGDIRIQSQVGKGTTVVVSLPAVA; encoded by the coding sequence ATGAAGATCCAGGTCAAAACCGCTTTGCTCTTTACCCTGGTCACAGCAGGCATCATCCTTTTCCTCAGCCTGGCTGTATATTATTTCGCCAGCCGTTTTACCTTCAACGACTTTCTCAAAAGACTGGAACTGCGGGCGAAGATCGCCGCCCGCATACATTTTGAGAATGATGAGACTTCCACCGCTGCCTTCAGCGAACTACGCAAAGAATACCTGACGGCACTGCCCCGGGAAAAAGTATACATCCTCAGCTACGATAGCATCGCCCGGAAACTCACCGATCACGCCGGCCTTACCCTGCCCGAAAACTTTTACCAGGCAGTTATCCTGCAGAATGGCAAGACTGCTTTTACCACCATCAGGCGTGTGGAATATGCCGGCATTTTGTACCACAATGAAACCGGCCATCAAACTATTGTCATCAGTTCTGCCGTCAACGAATACGGCGATCAGGTATTGAAGAATCTAAGAAAAGTATTGATAATCACATTTATTGCAGGGGTTATCACCGTATTTACCGTAGGCCTTTTCTTTTCCCGCAGGATTTTCGCACCGGTAAGGCGCATCACCGAACGGGTAGAAGATATCAGTGCCCACAACCTGCACCTGCGGCTGCAGGAGGGGAGTGGTAAGGATGAGATTACTGCCCTGGCCCAGACCTTCAACAACATGCTCGACCGACTGGAAACATCCTTTGAGACCCAGAACAATTTCGTGAGCAACGCCTCCCATGAGTTACGCACTCCGCTTACCACTATAATAGGGGAGGCCGAAATTGCCCTGTCCAGGGAGCGGCCCGAAAAGGAATACCGGCAATCCCTCCAGGTCATATTACAGGAGGCCGTCCGGCTGCAGCACCTCACCGCCAGTTTGCTCAAACTGGCCCAATCCGGTTTTGATGGCCAGAAGCAGGAGTGGGGGATCGTCCGGATGGATGAACTGCTGCTCAACGTCAAAAGAACTGTTGATGAAATTGAGCCCAACAACCGCGTCAGGATCAGCCTCCACCTGCCCGAAGATGAGCGCTTAACAACAGTCAAAGGCAATGATCACCTGCTTAATCTGGCTTTAACTAATATTGTATTAAACGGCTGTAAATACTCTGATAATAAATCAGTTTTACTTTCATTAGTCACCTCCGAAAACAAGATCATCATCGCGATCGTGGATGAGGGGATAGGTATTCCTGCCGCCGAAATAAAGTACATTTTTGACCCATTCTTCCGGGCCTCCAATACCTTTCATTATGAGGGATATGGTATTGGCCTTCCCCTGACCCACACCATTATACGCCTCCACAAGGGCGATATCAGGATCCAGTCGCAGGTAGGAAAAGGGACAACTGTGGTGGTTTCCTTACCAGCTGTAGCCTAA
- the gyrA gene encoding DNA gyrase subunit A: protein MEENLTPSETNDQNRIVPVNIEEQMKTAYIDYSMSVIVGRALPDVRDGLKPVHRRILFAMNEMGVTHNKPFKKSARIVGDVLGKYHPHGDSSVYDAMVRMAQEWSMRYTLVDSQGNFGSQDGDGPAAMRYTEVRLEKMAEAMLEDIDKETVDFQLNFDDSLKEPTVLPSRIPNLLLNGSSGIAVGMATNIMPHNLSEVIDGCVAYIDKRDISIEEMMAYVKAPDFPTGGIIYGMEGVKAGMATGRGRVVLRGRVMLDAKPSGREQIIITEVPYQVNRDALCDRIGQLVNEKIVEGIAHVNNESNEKEGTRIVVDLKRDAIANVVINQLYKYTELQTSYGINNVALVKGRPRILSVRDMISEFVEFRHEVVIRRTEFELKEAQKKAHILQGYLIALDHLDEVIAMIRASATPEVAKENLVNAGWGLDEIQAKAILELRLQRLTGMEREKIKEEYDELMKLIAYLQELLGNEGMRYDVIKTELLEIKDKYGDARKSEITYLDDEVSIKDLIKEEDVVITISHLGYIKRTSANEYRAQKRGGRGVIGGKTREEDYIEHLFVASTHHTMLFFTEKGRCFWLNVYQIPEGEKTSKGRAIQNMIQLPPDDKVRAIIDVKDLEDKDFVKSHNIVLCTKKGVLKKTELEDFSNPRKTGVNAITIQEGDELLEAKMTDGNCEIMLAVKSGRAIRFPEEKVRATGRGAIGVGGIEVEDANDEVIGMICVGKEDKTRTVLVVSEKGYGKRTPIDEYRITNRGGKGVKTITVTDKTGPLVGILDVTEQEDLMITCKSGVTIRMPIKGVSEQGRATQGVKLIRVNDGDEIAAITKLDEDEEETAGITAIVPEAGETTEVPAEGPADGSAEGLNGDEEATGDAETASGDNTENP, encoded by the coding sequence ATGGAAGAGAATCTCACACCATCAGAAACGAACGATCAGAACAGGATCGTTCCAGTGAACATTGAAGAGCAGATGAAAACGGCCTACATCGACTATTCCATGTCGGTCATTGTAGGACGTGCCTTACCCGACGTACGGGATGGATTGAAGCCGGTACACCGGCGCATCCTGTTTGCGATGAATGAAATGGGTGTTACGCACAATAAGCCGTTTAAAAAGTCTGCCCGTATCGTAGGGGACGTACTCGGTAAATACCACCCGCACGGTGATAGTTCCGTTTACGACGCCATGGTGCGTATGGCGCAGGAATGGAGCATGCGCTATACGCTGGTAGATAGTCAGGGTAACTTCGGTAGCCAGGATGGTGACGGACCGGCGGCCATGCGTTATACGGAGGTGCGTCTTGAAAAGATGGCGGAAGCCATGCTGGAAGATATCGACAAGGAAACGGTCGATTTTCAGCTCAACTTCGATGACTCCCTCAAAGAACCTACTGTATTGCCTTCCCGCATTCCCAACCTGTTGCTCAACGGGTCCAGCGGTATTGCGGTAGGTATGGCCACCAACATTATGCCGCACAACCTTTCGGAGGTGATCGACGGTTGTGTTGCCTACATTGACAAGCGCGATATTTCCATAGAAGAAATGATGGCTTATGTTAAAGCGCCCGACTTCCCAACCGGTGGTATCATCTACGGTATGGAAGGCGTGAAAGCTGGTATGGCTACCGGTCGTGGCCGGGTAGTGCTGCGTGGCCGGGTTATGCTGGATGCCAAGCCCAGTGGCCGTGAGCAGATCATTATCACGGAAGTGCCTTACCAGGTAAACCGGGATGCTTTGTGCGACCGCATTGGCCAATTGGTCAATGAGAAGATCGTGGAAGGCATTGCGCACGTCAACAACGAATCGAACGAAAAGGAAGGTACCCGCATCGTGGTAGACCTAAAAAGGGATGCCATTGCCAATGTGGTGATCAACCAACTGTACAAATACACTGAATTACAAACTTCTTACGGTATCAACAATGTGGCCCTGGTAAAAGGCCGCCCGAGGATCCTGAGTGTACGGGATATGATCTCCGAGTTTGTAGAGTTCCGTCATGAAGTGGTGATCCGCCGTACCGAGTTTGAACTGAAAGAAGCACAGAAGAAAGCACATATCCTGCAGGGTTACCTGATAGCCCTGGATCACCTCGATGAGGTGATCGCTATGATCCGTGCTTCTGCCACTCCTGAAGTAGCGAAAGAAAACCTGGTGAATGCAGGCTGGGGCCTGGATGAAATTCAAGCCAAAGCCATCCTGGAATTACGTCTCCAACGCTTAACCGGCATGGAGCGTGAGAAGATCAAGGAAGAATATGATGAACTGATGAAGCTGATCGCTTACCTGCAGGAATTGCTGGGTAATGAGGGCATGCGGTATGATGTGATCAAGACCGAACTGCTCGAGATCAAGGATAAGTATGGGGATGCCCGTAAATCAGAGATCACTTACCTCGATGATGAAGTAAGCATCAAAGACCTGATCAAGGAAGAAGATGTGGTGATCACCATCTCTCACCTGGGATATATCAAACGCACTTCTGCCAACGAATACCGTGCGCAGAAAAGAGGCGGCCGTGGCGTGATCGGTGGAAAGACAAGGGAGGAAGACTATATCGAGCACCTTTTTGTGGCTTCCACCCACCATACGATGCTGTTCTTTACTGAAAAGGGCCGCTGTTTCTGGCTCAATGTATACCAGATCCCCGAAGGCGAAAAGACCAGCAAGGGAAGGGCCATCCAGAACATGATCCAGCTGCCGCCGGATGATAAAGTGCGTGCGATCATCGACGTAAAAGACCTCGAAGACAAAGACTTTGTGAAGAGTCATAATATTGTACTTTGCACCAAGAAAGGTGTACTCAAGAAAACCGAGCTGGAAGATTTCAGCAATCCCCGTAAAACAGGCGTCAACGCCATCACGATCCAGGAAGGTGATGAACTGCTGGAAGCCAAGATGACCGATGGCAACTGCGAGATCATGCTGGCTGTGAAAAGCGGCCGCGCTATCCGTTTCCCCGAAGAAAAAGTAAGAGCTACCGGCCGCGGCGCCATTGGTGTGGGCGGTATTGAAGTAGAAGATGCGAATGATGAAGTGATTGGCATGATATGTGTCGGCAAGGAAGACAAAACGCGCACGGTGCTGGTGGTCAGCGAAAAAGGGTACGGCAAACGTACGCCGATCGATGAATACCGGATCACCAACCGCGGCGGTAAAGGTGTAAAGACCATCACTGTTACGGATAAGACCGGTCCGCTGGTAGGCATACTGGATGTGACGGAGCAGGAAGACCTGATGATCACCTGTAAAAGTGGTGTTACCATCCGGATGCCGATCAAAGGTGTGAGCGAACAGGGCCGGGCTACCCAGGGTGTGAAACTGATCCGGGTGAATGATGGGGACGAGATCGCCGCCATCACCAAACTGGATGAGGACGAAGAGGAAACTGCCGGGATCACAGCTATCGTGCCGGAAGCAGGAGAAACAACAGAAGTGCCTGCAGAAGGCCCGGCTGATGGCTCTGCGGAAGGATTAAATGGTGATGAAGAGGCAACCGGTGACGCTGAAACTGCATCTGGAGACAATACAGAGAACCCATAA
- a CDS encoding TonB-dependent receptor encodes MKHSLVVLLLFISCLRSFAQNNTQTLTGTVIDKASERPLANVSVSIVGTRLGATTDSLGRFVLPAVPLGRHHVSFTCIGYKTVTIPEVLVTSGKQVILDVPLDQQIAALNTVTVTAGRTRKGMVSNEFAGSSSRSFSMDDVTRYAGGRNDPAKLASNFAGVANTNDSRNDIVVRGNAPTAVLWRMEGIPIPNPNHFSTLGTTGGPVSALNTNALKNSDFYTGAFPAEFGNATGAVFDIGLRTGNKDKFEKTIQLNMFSGLEAMLEGPLSKSKNGSSFLVGYRYSFAQIGQSLGFDIGTAAVPKYQDLIFHLNFAKSQWGKFSIFGMGGTSSIDMIGADLDSTDLFANRDEDNYFKSRIGVVGLKHTLDLGRNSYLRTMVSYSYVSNEGTSYQHFDSLPERKFMSEQSTVNTGWRFSSFINSKISSRFTMRGGMLAELIGLDTWMRTREDKPDWETTRDYNDNAWLVQPYVQGKYRFTDKLSLNAGLHGIYYGMNDDAAVEPRASLSYAIAGNQTLTFSYGLHHQQQPLPVYLYQEKLPNGTYDQSNRNLDFTRAHHYVIGYDWFFARDWRLKAEAYHQSISHAPVERTPSGFSVLNSGADFTFPDKAGLVSTGTGTNTGIELTVEKFFSKGYYLLTTASIFDAKYKGSDRIERNSTFNNKAVVNVLAGREWKMGRDGRNAFTIDIKFTQSGGRYYTPVDIAASNATGYEQLDESRYNDLQFSNYLRFDTRFGIRLNSAKRKLSHTFYLDIQNVTNRDNVFIQRYNRDRKAVGVVNQVGFFPDILYRLQF; translated from the coding sequence ATGAAACATTCACTTGTCGTCTTGCTGCTATTCATTAGCTGCCTGCGATCCTTTGCTCAAAACAACACACAAACACTAACCGGCACCGTCATTGATAAAGCCTCCGAACGCCCCCTGGCCAATGTATCTGTGAGCATCGTGGGCACCCGCCTTGGTGCTACCACCGATTCACTGGGCCGGTTTGTATTACCAGCCGTTCCATTGGGTCGTCACCACGTATCATTTACCTGCATCGGCTACAAAACGGTAACCATTCCCGAAGTATTGGTCACCTCCGGTAAACAGGTAATTCTCGATGTGCCCCTCGATCAGCAGATCGCAGCATTGAATACCGTCACCGTCACCGCTGGCAGAACAAGAAAAGGCATGGTCTCCAATGAATTTGCCGGCAGCAGTTCCCGCTCTTTTAGTATGGATGATGTAACACGCTATGCAGGCGGACGCAACGATCCGGCCAAACTGGCCAGCAACTTTGCCGGCGTAGCCAATACCAACGATTCGCGCAACGATATCGTGGTACGGGGCAATGCACCCACCGCCGTATTGTGGCGCATGGAAGGCATTCCCATTCCCAATCCCAATCACTTCTCCACCCTGGGAACCACCGGTGGTCCTGTAAGCGCTTTAAATACCAACGCCCTGAAAAACTCCGACTTTTATACAGGCGCCTTCCCGGCCGAATTTGGCAACGCCACCGGGGCCGTGTTTGATATTGGATTGCGTACCGGTAACAAAGACAAGTTTGAAAAGACCATCCAGTTGAATATGTTCAGTGGACTGGAAGCCATGCTCGAAGGACCTTTAAGCAAAAGCAAGAACGGCTCTTCCTTCCTCGTTGGCTACCGCTATTCTTTTGCACAGATAGGACAATCCCTCGGGTTCGACATCGGCACAGCAGCCGTACCCAAATACCAGGACCTTATCTTCCACCTCAACTTTGCCAAATCCCAATGGGGCAAGTTCAGCATCTTCGGTATGGGCGGCACCAGCAGCATCGACATGATTGGCGCAGATCTCGATTCTACCGACCTCTTTGCCAACCGTGATGAAGACAACTATTTCAAATCAAGAATTGGCGTCGTAGGTCTCAAACATACCCTCGACCTGGGCCGCAACAGTTACCTCCGTACCATGGTATCCTATTCCTATGTGTCCAATGAAGGGACCAGCTACCAGCATTTTGATTCACTGCCCGAACGCAAGTTCATGTCAGAGCAGTCTACCGTAAACACCGGCTGGCGTTTCTCTTCCTTCATCAATTCCAAGATCAGCAGCCGCTTCACCATGCGGGGTGGCATGCTGGCTGAACTGATTGGCCTGGACACCTGGATGCGCACCCGCGAGGACAAACCCGATTGGGAAACCACCCGCGATTATAATGACAATGCCTGGTTAGTGCAGCCGTATGTGCAGGGCAAATACCGGTTCACCGATAAACTATCCCTCAATGCCGGTCTCCACGGTATATATTATGGCATGAACGACGATGCAGCCGTGGAGCCACGGGCATCCTTAAGTTATGCGATCGCCGGCAACCAGACCCTCACATTCAGTTATGGCTTGCACCACCAGCAACAGCCCTTGCCGGTATACCTCTATCAGGAGAAATTGCCCAATGGTACCTACGACCAGTCCAACCGCAACCTTGACTTCACCAGGGCCCACCATTATGTGATCGGATACGATTGGTTCTTTGCCCGCGACTGGCGATTGAAAGCAGAAGCCTACCATCAATCCATCTCCCATGCGCCGGTAGAAAGAACCCCCAGTGGTTTCTCCGTCCTCAACAGCGGAGCAGATTTCACCTTCCCCGACAAAGCCGGATTGGTAAGCACCGGTACAGGTACCAACACCGGTATCGAGCTCACCGTAGAGAAGTTCTTCAGCAAAGGTTATTACCTCCTGACCACCGCTTCTATATTCGATGCAAAATACAAGGGCAGTGACCGCATAGAAAGGAATTCCACCTTCAACAACAAAGCCGTGGTCAATGTACTGGCAGGCCGCGAATGGAAAATGGGCCGCGATGGACGCAATGCCTTCACCATCGATATCAAGTTCACCCAGTCCGGCGGCCGTTATTATACGCCGGTGGATATAGCCGCGTCCAATGCCACCGGCTATGAGCAACTGGATGAAAGCCGGTACAACGACCTGCAGTTTTCCAACTACCTCCGGTTTGATACCCGCTTTGGTATCCGGCTCAACAGTGCCAAACGCAAACTGTCACACACCTTTTACCTCGATATCCAGAACGTAACCAATAGAGACAATGTATTCATTCAGCGGTACAACCGCGACAGGAAAGCAGTAGGCGTTGTTAATCAGGTAGGCTTTTTCCCGGATATATTGTACCGGTTACAGTTTTAG
- a CDS encoding adenine nucleotide alpha hydrolase family protein has product MRNVLIPTDFSVASLELADKTAQSLEGESLNIILFHAFEIPFFVSDVFDIRGKLPYADLVTEAFRNACKRVKLQHPKTIRSIVIRHQYGNTAAVFRNFVDANEIDLIVCPDFYVYQSVHSGSVNPVPLFQKGGVPLMKEFKPKRKLVEEEPVQEQTPVQKPAAAGKRIPETLLTKDHHYAVKEEYPAAIHIRQNTV; this is encoded by the coding sequence ATGAGAAATGTATTGATCCCTACAGATTTTTCAGTAGCCTCCCTGGAACTGGCTGATAAAACAGCCCAGTCATTGGAAGGAGAGTCACTCAACATCATCCTGTTCCATGCATTTGAGATCCCGTTCTTTGTGAGCGATGTATTTGATATCCGGGGGAAATTGCCTTATGCCGACCTCGTGACAGAGGCTTTCCGCAATGCCTGCAAAAGGGTAAAGCTGCAGCATCCAAAAACCATCCGCAGCATCGTCATCCGCCACCAGTACGGCAATACAGCAGCCGTATTCAGGAATTTTGTGGATGCCAACGAGATCGACCTGATCGTATGCCCGGACTTCTATGTTTACCAGTCCGTACACAGCGGCAGCGTAAACCCGGTTCCTTTATTCCAGAAAGGCGGCGTGCCGCTGATGAAGGAGTTCAAACCAAAAAGGAAACTGGTCGAAGAAGAACCAGTACAAGAGCAGACGCCCGTACAAAAGCCAGCGGCTGCCGGAAAGAGAATTCCAGAAACATTACTTACCAAAGATCATCATTATGCTGTTAAAGAAGAATATCCCGCTGCGATACATATTCGGCAAAATACAGTATGA
- a CDS encoding LytR/AlgR family response regulator transcription factor — translation MIRCLAVDDEMLSLELLEDNIRRIPFLQLVGRCTNAYEAMDVMLRESVDLIFLDIQMGGITGTQFLQSLSAMSSRPMVIFVTAYKKYALDGFELDVLDYLVKPVAFERFLKAVNKAAEYHALRNAPTLSAVPASPTGPTPEVADYFFVNVEYNLVKITISHIYFIEGLKDYIKIYVQGSDKPIITRLPMKAITEKLPLNRFIRIHKSFIVSVDKITSIRKNRIYIQHHIIPISDSYRDDLFRIIDPQKLM, via the coding sequence ATGATCAGGTGTCTGGCTGTTGATGATGAAATGCTGTCCCTGGAATTATTGGAAGACAATATCCGGCGTATTCCTTTCCTGCAGCTCGTGGGCCGTTGTACCAATGCCTATGAAGCCATGGATGTCATGCTCCGCGAATCTGTAGACCTCATCTTTCTCGACATACAGATGGGCGGCATCACCGGCACCCAATTCCTGCAAAGCCTGTCCGCTATGAGCAGCAGGCCCATGGTTATTTTTGTGACCGCCTATAAGAAATATGCTCTCGACGGCTTTGAACTCGATGTACTCGATTACCTGGTAAAACCCGTAGCCTTCGAACGCTTCCTGAAAGCCGTCAACAAGGCCGCCGAATACCATGCACTCAGGAATGCGCCCACGCTATCCGCTGTGCCGGCATCTCCAACAGGCCCCACGCCTGAAGTGGCTGATTATTTCTTTGTGAACGTAGAATACAACCTCGTCAAGATTACCATCAGCCATATTTACTTCATTGAAGGGCTAAAAGATTATATCAAGATCTATGTACAGGGGTCAGACAAACCCATCATTACCCGCCTGCCCATGAAAGCCATCACAGAAAAATTACCCCTCAATAGATTTATCCGCATTCACAAATCATTCATCGTCTCCGTCGACAAGATAACTTCCATTCGTAAGAACCGCATTTACATTCAACACCATATTATACCCATCAGTGATTCCTACCGCGATGACCTCTTCCGTATCATCGATCCACAAAAATTGATGTAA
- a CDS encoding bestrophin family protein yields the protein MLLKKNIPLRYIFGKIQYELLVILLYTTLIAVLHETNRVLPISIPLAIPALLGTVISLLLGFRSNQAYDRWWEARHIWGSIVNESRTLARQILTFTDTGEQGDDVHLFRERMIRRQIAWCYSLGQNLRGTPATTGLDKYLGKRELEAVSQYSNVPAAMLEQHGRDLKRALENGWVNRYQQVELDRTITRLCDAMGKCERIKNTVFPSTYSLYIHFSLLLFIALLPFGVIEYFGFLEIPLVMAVSASFLLIEKMAIHLQDPFENKPTDTPMTTIARNIEKDLRQMLRDQEFLEYEKPARAYYVL from the coding sequence ATGCTGTTAAAGAAGAATATCCCGCTGCGATACATATTCGGCAAAATACAGTATGAGTTGCTCGTCATCCTGCTGTACACCACGCTCATAGCCGTTTTGCATGAGACCAACCGGGTGCTGCCCATTTCCATACCCCTGGCAATTCCGGCCTTACTGGGTACCGTGATCTCCCTCTTGTTGGGATTCCGGAGCAACCAGGCCTACGACCGGTGGTGGGAAGCCCGTCATATCTGGGGCTCCATTGTCAACGAATCGCGTACCCTGGCCCGGCAAATACTCACTTTTACAGATACCGGAGAACAGGGCGATGATGTACATCTTTTCCGGGAACGGATGATCCGTCGCCAGATAGCCTGGTGTTACAGCCTGGGGCAGAACCTGCGCGGTACGCCGGCCACCACAGGGCTCGACAAATACCTAGGCAAACGAGAACTGGAGGCCGTGAGCCAATATAGCAACGTGCCGGCGGCGATGCTCGAGCAGCATGGCCGTGACCTGAAAAGGGCCCTGGAAAACGGGTGGGTGAATCGTTACCAGCAGGTAGAGCTCGACAGAACGATCACCAGGCTGTGCGATGCCATGGGCAAATGTGAGCGCATTAAGAATACCGTATTTCCCAGCACCTACAGCTTGTACATCCATTTTTCGCTGTTGTTGTTCATCGCCTTGCTGCCGTTTGGCGTGATCGAGTATTTCGGCTTCTTGGAGATCCCGCTGGTCATGGCCGTATCTGCCTCATTTTTGCTGATCGAGAAAATGGCTATCCATTTACAGGATCCGTTCGAGAACAAACCCACCGATACACCCATGACGACCATCGCCCGGAACATCGAAAAAGACCTGCGTCAGATGCTCCGCGACCAGGAATTCCTGGAATACGAAAAGCCGGCCAGGGCGTACTACGTGCTGTAA
- a CDS encoding response regulator transcription factor, with amino-acid sequence MKVLLIEDEAAVAAMIRKGLSESGYAVTVAPDGQAGLEIGTGNSFDIMILDIMLPGINGLELCKRMRKEGIDTPILMLTALGTTENIVAGLDSGADDYLVKPFKFAELEARLRTLNRRHSGASGKSADLIQIGDITVNTAAKNVIRNGQEISLTSTEYRLLECMVRNRGRVLSRIELLESVWGIDFNMGTNVVDVYVNYLRKKLGNDNDRKLIHTVIGMGYIIKEQ; translated from the coding sequence ATGAAAGTGTTACTCATTGAAGATGAAGCAGCCGTGGCCGCTATGATCCGGAAAGGACTAAGTGAAAGTGGTTATGCCGTTACCGTAGCGCCGGATGGACAGGCAGGATTGGAGATCGGAACCGGCAACAGCTTCGACATTATGATCCTCGACATCATGCTGCCCGGTATCAACGGACTGGAACTGTGCAAAAGGATGCGCAAGGAAGGGATCGATACTCCCATCCTCATGCTCACCGCATTGGGCACCACCGAAAACATCGTAGCCGGGCTCGACAGTGGCGCCGACGATTACTTGGTAAAACCTTTTAAGTTTGCCGAACTCGAAGCCCGCCTCCGCACCCTCAACCGCCGCCACTCCGGCGCCTCCGGCAAGTCCGCCGACCTGATCCAGATTGGCGACATCACCGTCAATACCGCTGCCAAAAATGTGATCCGCAATGGCCAGGAAATAAGCCTCACCTCCACAGAATACCGCCTGCTCGAATGCATGGTCCGCAACCGCGGCAGGGTCTTATCCCGCATTGAGCTGCTGGAAAGTGTATGGGGCATCGACTTCAATATGGGCACCAATGTGGTCGATGTATATGTAAACTACCTCCGCAAGAAACTGGGCAATGACAACGACCGCAAACTGATCCACACCGTCATCGGCATGGGATACATCATTAAAGAGCAATAG